The Ahaetulla prasina isolate Xishuangbanna chromosome 14, ASM2864084v1, whole genome shotgun sequence genome includes a region encoding these proteins:
- the LOC131185301 gene encoding mitochondrial import inner membrane translocase subunit TIM16-like isoform X4, producing the protein MAKYLAQIVLVGAQVVGRAFARALRQEFAASQAAAETRGRPGAQSWAASSLSGISLQEAQQILNVSTLNPEEIQKNYEHLFKVNDKSVGGSFYLQSKVVRAKERLDEELRIQPPRDQDSPHKPGT; encoded by the exons ATG GCCAAGTATCTGGCGCAGATCGTCCTGGTGGGCGCCCAGGTGGTGGGCCGCGCCTTCGCCCGCGCGCTGCGCCAGGAGTTCGCAG CCAGCCAAGCGGCCGCCGAGACGCGCGGGCGGCCGGGCGCCCAGTCCTGGGCGGCCTCCAGCCTCTCCGGGATCAGCCTGCAGGAAGCTCAGCAGATCCTCAACGTCTCCACGCTCAACCCGGAGGAGATCCAGAAG AATTACGAGCATTTATTTAAGGTGAACGACAAATCCGTGGGGGGCTCCTTTTACCTTCAGTCCAAG GTTGTGAGAGCCAAGGAGCGGCTGGACGAAGAGCTGAGGATCCAGCCCCCGAGGGATCAAGACTCGCCACACAAGCCAGGCACGTAG
- the GLIS2 gene encoding zinc finger protein GLIS2 has product MHSLDEPLDLKLSVSKLPDVREKCDWALGSTKGRTLCQISEDEGYLVAGPGSPPEGLQPHPQCQDKRDHGFSSPPTIDLSLSPSPPGRDTPPNGNTSASPDRQSSGGLVNCTSLRDLQSLRYLESLRSSFQFFLPLNSGGSLHLPGSTFLAPSKEKRLSLDTAVQKQLVCHWSKCNQLFELLQDLVDHVNDFHVKPEKDAGYRCHWEGCARHGRGFNARYKMLIHIRTHTNEKPHRCPTCNKSFSRLENLKIHNRSHTGEKPYLCPYEGCSKRYSNSSDRFKHTRTHYVDKPYHCKMPGCHKRYTDPSSLRKHIKAHGHFITREQQELLKLQPPTKAPPLMANGPYLSGAQIIVPTPAALFGSHSLPLPLPHAPLDLSTLACSGLGTAAIAGLPSPTLAPLNLAKNPLLASPFSVGSLGLPVVSLLAGTSAKAAVERGQESRARPFKGDIGESSRCKETSERVKLAKLRTTTDGLPLLPGGILDLSTGMNSGATAETLPPGWMVIPAGSVLLKEAVVS; this is encoded by the exons ATGCATTCCTTAGACGAGCCCCTGGACCTCAAGCTGAGTGTCTCCAAACTCCCGGATGTCCGAGAGAAGTGTGACTGGGCCCTGGGTAGCACCAAGGGCCGAACTCTGTGCCAGATTTCAGAGGACGAGGGCTACCTGGTAGCGGGCCCTGGCTCCCCTCCAGAGG GCCTCCAGCCGCACCCTCAATGCCAAGACAAGAGAGACCATGGGTTCTCCTCGCCTCCTACCATTGACCTGAGCCTGTCCCCTTCTCCACCAGGCCGGGACACCCCCCCCAACGGCAACACATCCGCCTCCCCAGACAGGCAGAGCAGTGGGGGGCTGGTGAACTGCACCAGCTTGCGT GACCTGCAGTCCCTGCGCTACCTTGAGAGTCTCCGCAGCTCCTTCCAGTTCTTCCTGCCTCTGAACTCAGGAGGGTCCCTGCACCTGCCCGGCTCCACTTTCCTGGCGCCCTCCAAGGAGAAGCGGCTGTCTTTGGATACGGCTGTGCAGAAGCAGCTAGTGTGCCACTGGTCGAAG tgCAACCAGCTGTTTGAGCTCCTGCAAGACCTTGTGGACCACGTCAACGACTTCCACGTGAAGCCAGAGAAGGATGCTGGCTATCGTTGCCACTGGGAGGGTTGTGCCCGCCACGGCCGGGGCTTCAACGCCAG GTACAAGATGCTGATCCACATCCGCACACACACCAACGAGAAGCCCCATCGCTGCCCGACCTGCAACAAGAGCTTCTCCCGGCTAGAAAACCTGAAGATCCACAACCGCTCCCACACAG GGGAGAAGCCCTACCTTTGCCCCTATGAAGGCTGCAGCAAGCGCTACTCCAACTCCAGCGACCGCTTCAAGCACACCCGCACCCACTACGTGGACAAGCCCTACCACTGCAAGATGCCTGGCTGCCACAAGCGCTACACCGACCCCAGCTCCCTCCGTAAGCACATCAAGGCCCACGGGCACTTCATCACCCGCGAGCAGCAGGAGCTGCTGAAGCTGCAGCCCCCCACCAAGGCCCCTCCACTCATGGCCAATGGACCATACCTCAGCGGGGCACAGATCATTGTGCCTACTCCGGCTGCCCTCTTTGGCAGCCAtagcctgcccctccctctgcCCCATGCCCCCCTGGATCTCAGCACCTTAGCCTGCAGTGGGCTGGGCACGGCCGCCATTGCGGGCCTGCCCAGCCCCACGCTTGCCCCTTTGAACTTGGCCAAGAACCCCCTGCTGGCCTCCCCTTTCTCAGTGGGCAGCCTGGGGCTGCCAGTGGTGTCCTTGCTGGCTGGCACCTCTGCCAAGGCAGCTGTTGAGCGAGGGCAGGAGAGCAGGGCCCGGCCCTTCAAAGGCGACATTGGTGAAAGCAGCCGATGCAAGGAAACCAGTGAGAGAGTGAAACTGGCCAAGCTGCGGACAACCACAGACGGCCTCCCTCTGCTCCCTGGGGGCATCCTGGACCTGTCCACTGGCATGAACTCAGGGGCAACCGCGGAAACTCTGCCACCAGGTTGGATGGTAATCCCGGCTGGCTCCGTTTTACTGAAGGAAGCTGTGGTGAGCTAA